The genome window GTGGGCCCGCTCGATCTCGATGCGCCACGGCGTCCCGTCGTCAAGGACGATATCGAGGTAGCCGTCGTGGGCGATCGGCTCGTCATACTGGGAAATCTGGTAGTTCTTCGGCTGGTCCGGGTAGAAGTAATTCTTCCGCGCGAAGCGGGAGTAGGGGGCGATCTCGCAGTTCAGTGCGAGACCGATCTTGATGGCCCACTCCACGCCCTGCCGGTTGACCACGGGAAGGGCTCCCGGCAGACCGAGGCACACCGGGTCCACGTTGCTGTTGGGGGCCTCACCGAACTCCGCCGACGAGGTCGAGAACATCTTCGACTTCGTCAGGAGTTCGACATGGACCTCCATCCCCATCACCGGGTCGAAGCGCTCAAGCACCTCGTCGAAGTCCATCACGTCATCGGAGTAATCGTTCACCACGGCAGTCATGGTCACCGAGTCTAATGGACCCGCCGGAATGTGCCGCGGGCAGGGCGTCATCCCAGCAGGGACAGGGCGCTCTCCCACCGGTGGTCGGGAACGACCTTCAGCTGGCCGACCGCTTCCTCGAAGCTGACCAGCTTGACCGTCTCACCACGCAGGGCGACAACCCGGCCGAAATCACCGCGCAGGGCGGCCTTGGTCGCGTGGACGGCGTAACGGGTGGCGAGTACCCGGTCGAAGGCCGTGGGGGTGCCGCCGCGCTGGATATGGCCCAGGACCGTGGAACGGACATCGGTGTCGAGCCGGTTCTCGATCTCGTGGGCGATGACCGCACCGATGTCGTCGAACTTCTGGTGACCGAACTGGTCGACCTCACGCTCCGGCATCACGAAGGTCCCCTCCTTGGGCATGGCACCCTCGGCGACGACGATGATCCCGTACTTCTCCCCCATCTGGAAGCGACGGGCCATCCGCTTGCACACATCCTCGATGTCGAAGGGGTGTTCCGGGATGAGGATATCGTGGGCACCACCCGCCATTCCGGCGTGCAGCGCGATCCACCCGACGTGCCGCCCCATCACCTGAACGATCATCACCCGGTTGTGGGATTCGGCGGTGGTGTGCAGACGGTCGATCGCATCCGTGGCGACTGCCACGGCCGAGTCGAAACCGAACGTGTAGTCGGTGGCGTTGACGTCATTGTCGATGGTCTTGGGGACCCCGACCACCGGCACACCGTTGTCGTGGAGCCATCGCGCCCCCTTCAGCGTCCCCTCACCGCCGATGGCGATGAGTGCGTCGATCCCCGCATCGGCGAGATTCTCCTTCACCCGGTCGATCGACGCCTCGAAGTCGGAAGTCTTCAACCGGCCCGTCCCGAGGATCGTGCCGCCACGCAGCAGAATCCGGTCGATCTCCTCGTCATCGTAGAGCTGGACCCGGCGGTCCTCCACCAGCCCGGTCCACCCGTCCTCATAGCCGACGAC of Corynebacterium terpenotabidum Y-11 contains these proteins:
- a CDS encoding ATP-dependent 6-phosphofructokinase gives rise to the protein MRIATLTSGGDCPGLNAVIRGVVRTATGLGATVVGYEDGWTGLVEDRRVQLYDDEEIDRILLRGGTILGTGRLKTSDFEASIDRVKENLADAGIDALIAIGGEGTLKGARWLHDNGVPVVGVPKTIDNDVNATDYTFGFDSAVAVATDAIDRLHTTAESHNRVMIVQVMGRHVGWIALHAGMAGGAHDILIPEHPFDIEDVCKRMARRFQMGEKYGIIVVAEGAMPKEGTFVMPEREVDQFGHQKFDDIGAVIAHEIENRLDTDVRSTVLGHIQRGGTPTAFDRVLATRYAVHATKAALRGDFGRVVALRGETVKLVSFEEAVGQLKVVPDHRWESALSLLG